A part of Fusarium oxysporum Fo47 chromosome III, complete sequence genomic DNA contains:
- a CDS encoding ClpP/crotonase-like domain-containing protein: MSDASLIIVDSPAHAPGVSVITLNRSEKRNALSKAMITELLGALSRVSADSNTKVIVVTGRGSCFSAGADIKEISTMDAEAARSCRYLEDLCHGMAAVRKPILAAVDGPALGGGFELAMMCDLIYASPRAKFVLPEVNLGLIPGAGGTQRLTSALGKFRAMKAILLGTPVSSEEALSCGLVCDMFKDGQVLDKTIDAAAQVAARGGVAVQLAKEAICRADDSCRDDAFERSLYYFAFGTEEKATRVEAFLRR, encoded by the exons ATGTCAGATGCCAGTCTCATCATTGTTGACTCTCCCGCGCACGCACCAGGGGTGTCAGTGATCACACTCAATCGCTCAGAGAAGCGCAATGCACTCTCAAAAGCCATGATCACCGAGTTACTTGGAGCTCTATCTCGAGTCTCGGCTGACTCAAACACCAAAGTCATTGTCGTAACTGGACGCGGTTCTTGCTTCTCGG CTGGTGCCGATATCAAGGAGATATCAACGATGGATGCAGAAGCAGCAAGATCTTGTCGTTACCTGGAAGATCTGTGCCATGGCATGGCTGCTGTGAGAAAGCCTATTCTAGCAGCAGTAGATGGGCCCGCA CTTGGAGGTGGTTTTGAGCTTGCCATGATG TGTGACTTGATCTATGCATCGCCACGTGCAAAGTTTGTGCTCCCCGAGGTGAATCTCGGTCTCATCCCCGGAGCGGGAGGCACTCAACGGCTCACGTCTGCCTTGGGCAAGTTCAGA GCCATGAAAGCCATCTTGCTTGGAACGCCGGTCTCGAGTGAAGAAGCTTTGTCTTGTGGGCTGGTCTGCGACATGTTTAAGGATGGGCAAGTATTGGACAAGACTATCGATGCTGCTGCGCAGGTTGCAGCTCGTGGTGGTGTTGCCGTTCAATTGGCTAAGGAAGCTATATGCCGAG CTGATGATTCATGTCGCGATGACGCATTTGAGAGGAGCTTGTATTACTTTGCTTTTGGGACGGA